A single genomic interval of Streptomyces sp. NBC_00663 harbors:
- the rimI gene encoding ribosomal protein S18-alanine N-acetyltransferase, with protein sequence MRWWDIDPVLDLEKDLFPEDAWSRGMFWSELAHARGATATKRYLVAEEDGRLVGYAGLASSGDLADVQTIAVARDHWGTGLGGRLLTELLHAATAFECAEVMLECRVDNDRAQKLYERYGFEPIGFRRGYYQPGNVDALVMRLTIDPASEEKNHG encoded by the coding sequence ATGCGCTGGTGGGACATCGATCCCGTGCTGGATCTCGAGAAGGACCTCTTCCCCGAGGACGCCTGGTCGCGAGGCATGTTCTGGTCCGAGCTGGCCCATGCGCGGGGTGCCACGGCGACCAAGCGGTACCTGGTCGCCGAGGAGGACGGGCGGCTCGTCGGGTACGCCGGGCTCGCCTCCTCCGGGGACCTGGCCGACGTGCAGACCATCGCCGTCGCCCGCGACCACTGGGGCACCGGTCTCGGCGGCCGGCTGCTGACCGAACTGCTGCACGCGGCCACCGCGTTCGAGTGCGCCGAGGTGATGCTGGAGTGCCGGGTCGACAACGACCGCGCGCAGAAGCTGTACGAGCGCTATGGCTTCGAACCCATCGGCTTCCGCCGCGGCTACTACCAGCCGGGCAACGTCGACGCCCTTGTGATGCGCCTGACCATCGACCCTGCGAGTGAAGAGAAGAACCATGGCTGA
- a CDS encoding M48 family metallopeptidase — protein sequence MNAQGTGPAREWSLITAMLALAVLPPAAVLVALFVAVSAWGEQSDAMMPVVFLLIAVFGAAAASRRLPGRAVRPPDEPQLAALVQDVAERLGFREPLLVRVVPDVHAALHRAKVSGIRAYVLVLGLPLLRALTADQLAAVVAHELAHEQHVSHRRTAWLLRSRRLLEVCLAPRLRPLAPLSAPLLRATQPRAWRTETDADADAARIAGTRATTTALERTVLLDAVYRSLGRRWWSALAQDGSYPQDFYDALDTAATDPHVAHRAARVAAERESVDPYATADHPPTAARLTALRDTAPPAVTSYGEEPIPLRTAEALERWCVEQLLAQHTARGRNRRPKRATAGASSSRSPKPGKTEPSSRHPKLGETDQPRPLSVLALSPDRLQELLDAKGPSPLRTATRRATPPDALEAALNAVADGTWPRLARRVEPRIRQVPASVRRAFARDVLADAMLPPVTEALRAAGWTRASRWRTSVLTAPDGTTLDVGDTLTAALDSDDPAPVRALLAHQEAAV from the coding sequence ATGAACGCACAGGGGACCGGGCCCGCCCGGGAATGGTCGCTGATCACTGCCATGCTGGCGCTGGCCGTACTGCCGCCGGCGGCGGTGCTGGTGGCGCTGTTCGTCGCGGTCTCGGCCTGGGGCGAGCAGTCGGACGCGATGATGCCGGTGGTGTTCCTCCTGATCGCCGTCTTCGGGGCGGCGGCCGCCTCGCGTCGCCTCCCCGGCCGGGCGGTACGGCCCCCCGACGAGCCGCAACTGGCCGCGCTGGTGCAGGACGTCGCCGAACGGCTCGGCTTCCGCGAGCCCCTGCTGGTCCGGGTCGTCCCCGACGTGCACGCGGCCCTGCACCGGGCGAAGGTCTCCGGCATCCGCGCCTACGTCCTGGTGCTCGGCCTCCCCCTGCTCCGGGCGCTGACCGCCGACCAGTTGGCGGCCGTGGTCGCGCACGAGCTGGCCCACGAACAGCATGTGAGCCACCGCCGTACCGCTTGGCTCCTACGCTCCCGCCGCCTCCTCGAAGTCTGCCTCGCGCCCCGCCTCCGCCCACTGGCCCCGCTGTCCGCCCCGCTCCTGCGAGCCACCCAGCCGCGGGCCTGGCGGACAGAGACGGACGCGGACGCCGACGCCGCCCGCATCGCCGGCACCCGCGCGACCACGACGGCCCTCGAACGGACGGTCCTGCTCGACGCGGTGTACCGCAGCCTCGGCCGCCGCTGGTGGTCCGCCCTCGCCCAGGACGGCAGCTACCCACAGGACTTCTACGACGCCCTCGACACCGCCGCCACCGACCCACACGTGGCCCACCGCGCCGCCCGTGTCGCCGCCGAACGGGAATCCGTCGACCCCTACGCCACGGCCGACCACCCACCCACCGCCGCCCGGCTGACAGCACTGCGGGACACGGCCCCGCCCGCCGTCACGTCGTACGGCGAGGAGCCGATACCCCTGCGGACCGCGGAGGCGCTGGAGCGCTGGTGTGTGGAACAGCTCCTCGCACAACACACGGCACGGGGCCGCAACCGCCGCCCGAAACGCGCAACGGCCGGGGCCTCCTCGTCCCGCAGCCCGAAACCCGGAAAGACCGAGCCCTCGTCCCGCCACCCGAAGCTCGGAGAGACCGACCAGCCGCGTCCGTTGAGCGTCCTCGCCCTCTCCCCCGACCGCCTCCAGGAACTCCTCGATGCCAAGGGCCCGTCGCCCCTCCGGACGGCGACCCGCCGGGCCACCCCGCCCGACGCCCTGGAGGCCGCCCTGAACGCCGTCGCCGACGGCACCTGGCCCCGCCTCGCCCGCCGCGTCGAGCCCCGGATACGCCAGGTCCCCGCCTCCGTACGGCGCGCCTTCGCCCGGGACGTACTGGCCGACGCCATGCTCCCGCCCGTCACCGAGGCCCTGCGCGCGGCGGGCTGGACCCGCGCGAGCCGCTGGCGCACCAGCGTGCTCACCGCCCCCGACGGCACGACCCTCGACGTCGGCGACACCCTGACCGCCGCGCTGGACAGCGACGACCCCGCCCCCGTACGCGCCCTCCTGGCCCACCAGGAGGCCGCCGTATGA
- a CDS encoding endo-1,4-beta-xylanase produces MRSLRTGLSLASLLATLGTLLLTAPAAHAADTPLRDLGTAKGKVIGTAVTGSKLTGTYGDIAGAQFSSLTPGNAMKWGSVEPTQGSFNWAEADQIVNFAEAHGQQVRGHTLVWHSQNPSWLTNGSWTPAQLSTLLNDHIATEVGRYKGRLAAWDVVNEPFNEDGTYRSTLWYNGLGSGYIAQALTAARAADPAAKLYINDYNVEGVNAKSTALYNLVKSLKAQGVPIDGVGLQAHLVLGQVPATLQQNIQRFADLGVDVAITELDIRMALPADSTKLAQQKADYKAVTAACVAVTRCVNLTVWGFADSDSWVDSTFPGYGAATPYDANYAPKPAYYGIAEALGGTTTPPPTGACSAAYSVPSQWNTGFTGNVTISCSGASLSSWKVTWTYGAGQQITQAWNATCAQSGAAVSCTNASYNGTVPDGGSVTFGFNANWSGSNPVPTVTLG; encoded by the coding sequence ATGAGATCTCTGAGAACCGGCTTATCCCTGGCGTCCCTTCTGGCGACGCTGGGCACCCTCCTGCTGACGGCGCCCGCGGCGCACGCCGCCGACACGCCCCTGCGCGATCTCGGCACCGCCAAGGGCAAGGTCATCGGCACCGCGGTCACCGGGTCCAAGCTCACCGGCACCTACGGCGACATCGCCGGCGCGCAGTTCAGCTCGCTGACCCCCGGCAACGCCATGAAGTGGGGCTCGGTCGAGCCGACTCAGGGCAGTTTCAACTGGGCCGAGGCCGACCAGATCGTCAACTTCGCCGAGGCCCACGGCCAGCAGGTGCGCGGCCACACCCTGGTCTGGCACAGCCAGAACCCGAGCTGGCTGACCAACGGCAGCTGGACCCCGGCCCAGCTCAGCACCCTGCTCAACGACCACATCGCGACCGAGGTCGGCCGCTACAAGGGGCGGCTGGCCGCCTGGGACGTGGTCAACGAGCCCTTCAACGAGGACGGGACCTACCGCTCGACCCTCTGGTACAACGGCCTCGGCTCCGGCTACATCGCCCAGGCCCTGACCGCCGCCCGCGCCGCCGACCCGGCCGCCAAGCTCTACATCAACGACTACAACGTCGAGGGCGTCAACGCGAAGTCCACGGCCCTCTACAACCTGGTCAAGTCCCTGAAGGCGCAGGGCGTCCCGATCGACGGCGTCGGTCTCCAGGCCCACCTCGTCCTCGGCCAGGTGCCCGCCACGCTCCAGCAGAACATCCAGCGCTTCGCCGACCTCGGCGTGGACGTGGCGATCACCGAGCTGGACATCCGGATGGCGCTGCCGGCGGACAGTACGAAGCTCGCCCAGCAGAAGGCCGACTACAAGGCGGTGACGGCGGCCTGCGTGGCCGTGACCCGCTGTGTGAACCTCACCGTCTGGGGCTTCGCCGACTCCGACTCCTGGGTCGACAGCACCTTCCCCGGCTACGGGGCGGCGACCCCGTACGACGCGAACTACGCGCCGAAACCGGCCTACTACGGCATCGCGGAGGCGCTGGGCGGGACGACGACACCGCCTCCGACGGGGGCGTGCTCGGCGGCGTACAGCGTGCCGAGTCAGTGGAACACCGGGTTCACCGGGAACGTGACGATCTCCTGCTCGGGTGCCTCGCTGTCGTCCTGGAAGGTGACCTGGACGTACGGCGCCGGGCAGCAGATCACGCAGGCCTGGAACGCGACCTGCGCCCAGTCCGGCGCGGCCGTCAGCTGCACCAACGCCTCCTACAACGGGACGGTCCCGGACGGCGGTTCGGTGACCTTCGGGTTCAACGCCAACTGGAGCGGGAGCAACCCGGTACCGACGGTGACATTGGGCTGA
- a CDS encoding glycoside hydrolase family 3 N-terminal domain-containing protein has translation MTTAPWRDPALPAAARVDDLLSRMTLEEKTAQLYGVWVGASTDGDGVAPLQREMTAEYDWDELITHGLGQLTRPFGTAPVDPALGAQALARAQRRIAAAGRFGIPALAHEECLAGFTAWQATAYPVPLAWGAAFDPPLVEEMGRHIGRDLRAVGVHQGLAPVLDVVRDPRWGRVEETIGEDPYLVGTVGAAYVRGLESAGVVATLKHFAGYASSAGARNLAPVRAGVREFADVTLPPFELALREGGARSVMAAYTDTDGIPASADPGLLTELLRERWGFTGTVVADYFGVGFLQTQHRVAGTEAEAAHAALAAGLDVELPTLKCYGKPLLEAVRAGEIAEELIDRAARRVLLQKCELGLLDEDWTPEPTAPIDLDSTANRALARRLAERSVVLLDNPDGVLPLSPDTRIAVVGPRAADALAMLGCYSFPSHVLTHHPDIPMGIEIPTVLEALRGELPDAKVTFAEGCGVDTPDTGGFEEAVARTAEADVCVAVLGDRAGLFGRGTSGEGCDATDLRLPGVQGELLDALVATGVPVVLVLLTGRPYALGRWHGRLAASVQAFFPGEEGGPAVAGVLSGRVNPSGRLPVSVPREPGGQPWTYLQPPLGLAGEVSNLDPTPLYPFGHGRAYTTFAWEPNESDTAGAEITTDGAYDVSVAVRNTGDREGAEVVQLYLHDPVATVTRPDVRLIGYQRLELAPGETRRVTFRFHADHSAFTDRTGRRVVEPGALELRLAASSTDVRHTARLTLTGPVREVGTDRRLRCETEVQEVQETA, from the coding sequence ATGACCACCGCGCCTTGGCGTGACCCCGCCCTGCCCGCCGCCGCCCGCGTCGACGACCTCCTCTCCCGGATGACCCTGGAGGAGAAGACGGCCCAGCTGTACGGCGTGTGGGTGGGGGCCAGCACCGACGGGGACGGCGTCGCCCCGCTGCAACGCGAGATGACCGCCGAGTACGACTGGGACGAGCTCATCACCCATGGGCTCGGCCAGCTCACCCGCCCCTTCGGCACCGCCCCCGTGGACCCGGCGCTGGGCGCGCAGGCACTGGCCCGCGCCCAGCGCCGTATCGCCGCGGCCGGCCGCTTCGGCATTCCCGCGCTCGCGCACGAGGAGTGCCTGGCCGGCTTCACCGCCTGGCAGGCGACCGCGTATCCGGTCCCGCTCGCCTGGGGCGCGGCCTTCGACCCGCCGCTCGTCGAGGAGATGGGCCGGCACATCGGCCGCGACCTGCGCGCGGTCGGCGTCCACCAGGGCCTCGCCCCCGTCCTGGACGTCGTCCGCGACCCGCGCTGGGGACGGGTCGAGGAGACCATCGGCGAGGACCCTTACCTGGTCGGCACGGTCGGCGCCGCCTATGTCCGCGGCCTGGAGTCGGCCGGCGTGGTCGCCACGCTCAAGCACTTCGCCGGGTACGCCTCCTCCGCGGGCGCCCGCAACCTGGCACCGGTCCGGGCGGGCGTGCGCGAGTTCGCCGATGTGACGCTGCCGCCGTTCGAACTGGCACTGCGCGAGGGCGGGGCGCGCTCGGTGATGGCCGCGTACACCGACACGGACGGCATCCCGGCCTCCGCCGACCCGGGCCTGCTCACCGAACTCCTGCGGGAGCGGTGGGGGTTCACCGGCACGGTCGTCGCCGACTACTTCGGCGTCGGATTCCTCCAGACCCAGCACCGGGTGGCCGGCACCGAGGCGGAGGCCGCCCACGCGGCGCTCGCGGCGGGCCTCGACGTCGAACTGCCCACCCTGAAGTGCTACGGCAAGCCCCTCCTGGAGGCCGTACGGGCGGGCGAGATCGCCGAGGAACTGATCGACCGGGCGGCCCGGCGCGTCCTGCTCCAGAAGTGCGAACTGGGCCTGCTGGACGAGGACTGGACCCCGGAACCCACCGCCCCGATCGACCTCGACTCGACGGCGAACCGGGCGCTGGCCCGCCGCCTCGCCGAGCGGTCGGTGGTCCTGCTGGACAACCCGGACGGTGTCCTGCCCCTCTCCCCCGACACCCGGATCGCGGTCGTGGGCCCGAGGGCGGCCGACGCGCTCGCGATGCTCGGCTGCTACTCCTTCCCGTCCCACGTCCTCACCCACCACCCCGACATCCCGATGGGCATCGAGATCCCGACCGTCCTGGAGGCCCTGCGCGGCGAACTCCCCGACGCCAAGGTGACGTTCGCGGAGGGCTGCGGGGTCGACACCCCGGACACCGGCGGCTTCGAGGAGGCGGTGGCCCGGACCGCCGAGGCGGACGTCTGTGTGGCCGTCCTCGGCGACCGGGCGGGCCTGTTCGGCCGGGGCACCTCGGGCGAGGGCTGCGACGCGACGGACCTGCGACTGCCGGGCGTGCAGGGCGAGTTGCTGGACGCCCTGGTCGCCACCGGCGTACCCGTCGTCCTCGTTCTCCTGACCGGAAGGCCGTACGCGCTGGGCCGCTGGCACGGCCGGCTGGCCGCCTCCGTGCAGGCCTTCTTCCCCGGGGAGGAGGGCGGCCCGGCGGTCGCGGGAGTGCTGTCGGGCCGCGTCAACCCGTCCGGGCGGCTGCCGGTGAGCGTCCCGCGGGAGCCGGGCGGCCAGCCCTGGACCTACCTCCAGCCCCCGCTGGGCCTCGCGGGCGAGGTCAGCAACCTGGACCCGACCCCGCTGTACCCCTTCGGACACGGCCGCGCGTACACCACGTTCGCCTGGGAGCCGAACGAGTCCGACACGGCCGGGGCGGAGATCACGACCGACGGCGCGTACGACGTGAGCGTCGCCGTCCGCAACACCGGTGACCGCGAGGGCGCCGAGGTCGTCCAGCTGTACCTGCACGACCCGGTGGCCACGGTGACCCGCCCGGACGTCCGGCTGATCGGCTACCAGCGCCTGGAACTCGCCCCGGGCGAGACCCGGCGGGTGACGTTCCGCTTCCACGCCGACCACTCGGCGTTCACCGACCGCACCGGCCGCCGGGTGGTGGAACCCGGCGCCCTGGAACTGCGGTTGGCGGCCTCCAGCACCGACGTACGCCACACGGCCCGGCTGACGCTCACCGGTCCGGTCCGCGAGGTGGGCACCGACCGCAGGCTGCGCTGCGAGACGGAGGTGCAGGAGGTGCAGGAAACGGCCTGA
- the tsaD gene encoding tRNA (adenosine(37)-N6)-threonylcarbamoyltransferase complex transferase subunit TsaD: MADEPLVLGIETSCDETGVGIVRGTTLLADAIASSVDEHARFGGVVPEVASRAHLEAMVPTIQRALKDAGVSARDLDGIAVTAGPGLAGALLVGVSAAKAYAYALGKPLYGVNHLASHICVDQLEHGALPEPTMALLVSGGHSSLLLSTDITSDVRPLGATIDDAAGEAFDKIARVLNLGFPGGPVIDRYAKEGDPSAIAFPRGLTGPRDPAYDFSFSGLKTAVARWIEAKRAAGEEVPVRDVSASFQEAVVDVLTRKAVRACKDEGVDHLMIGGGVAANSRLRALAQERCEAAGIRLRVPRPKLCTDNGAMVAALGAEMVARDRPASSWDLSADSSLPVTDPHVPGHDHVHEVSKENLYS, encoded by the coding sequence ATGGCTGACGAACCACTCGTCCTCGGCATCGAGACCTCCTGCGACGAGACCGGCGTCGGCATCGTCCGCGGCACCACCCTGCTCGCCGACGCCATCGCCTCCAGCGTCGACGAGCACGCCCGCTTCGGCGGTGTCGTGCCGGAGGTCGCCTCCCGCGCGCACCTGGAGGCGATGGTGCCGACGATCCAGCGCGCCCTGAAGGACGCGGGCGTCAGCGCCCGTGACCTCGACGGCATCGCGGTCACCGCCGGGCCCGGCCTCGCGGGCGCCCTCCTGGTCGGCGTCTCGGCGGCCAAGGCGTACGCCTACGCCCTCGGCAAGCCCCTCTACGGCGTCAACCACCTCGCCTCCCACATTTGCGTGGACCAGCTGGAGCACGGGGCGCTGCCCGAGCCGACGATGGCGCTGCTCGTCTCCGGCGGGCACTCCTCGCTGCTGCTGTCGACCGACATCACCTCCGACGTCCGGCCGCTCGGCGCGACCATCGACGACGCGGCCGGCGAGGCCTTCGACAAGATCGCCCGCGTGCTGAACCTCGGCTTCCCGGGCGGTCCGGTCATCGACCGGTACGCCAAGGAGGGCGACCCGAGCGCGATCGCGTTCCCGCGCGGTCTGACCGGTCCGCGCGACCCGGCGTACGACTTCTCCTTCTCCGGGCTGAAGACGGCCGTGGCCCGCTGGATCGAGGCGAAGCGGGCGGCCGGTGAGGAGGTGCCGGTGCGGGACGTGTCGGCTTCCTTCCAGGAGGCCGTGGTGGACGTGCTGACCCGCAAGGCCGTACGGGCCTGCAAGGACGAGGGCGTCGACCACCTCATGATCGGCGGCGGTGTGGCGGCCAACTCGCGGCTGCGGGCGCTGGCCCAGGAGCGCTGCGAGGCGGCCGGCATCCGGCTGCGGGTGCCGCGGCCCAAGCTGTGCACGGACAACGGGGCGATGGTGGCCGCGCTGGGCGCCGAGATGGTGGCCCGCGACCGGCCCGCCTCCAGCTGGGACCTGTCGGCCGACTCCTCGCTGCCGGTGACCGACCCGCATGTCCCCGGGCACGACCACGTCCACGAGGTCAGCAAGGAGAACCTGTACTCGTGA
- a CDS encoding LacI family DNA-binding transcriptional regulator encodes MTPPEPGETRTAGRSTQTATLAEIAREAGVSAPTVSKVLNGRADVAPATRTRVEELLRAHGYRRRRAEASRSPLIDLVFHELESAWAMEVIRGVENVARDAGLSVVLSESAGRLTPGRTWADQVAARRPHGVILVLSGLDESQRALLTSRSIPFVVMDPAGDPGADVPSIGATNWQGGLAATRHLVELGHTRIGAISGPSRMMCSRARVDGYRAALETAGLPVDPALIKNGDFHHEAGYRLGLDLLRRADRPTAVFAGNDLQALGLYEAARELGLRIPEDLSVVGFDDLPVAPWVGPPLTTVRQPLTEMAEAAAKLVLDLAREEGTPAATRVELATSLVVRSSTGAPPAV; translated from the coding sequence ATGACACCCCCGGAGCCCGGTGAAACCCGGACAGCAGGACGCTCGACGCAGACCGCGACGCTCGCCGAGATCGCCCGTGAGGCCGGCGTCTCCGCGCCGACTGTTTCGAAGGTCCTCAACGGACGGGCCGACGTCGCCCCGGCGACCCGTACCCGAGTGGAAGAACTGCTGCGCGCCCACGGCTATCGCCGACGACGGGCCGAGGCCAGCCGGTCCCCCCTCATCGACCTGGTCTTCCACGAACTGGAGAGCGCCTGGGCGATGGAGGTCATCCGGGGCGTGGAGAACGTGGCACGGGACGCCGGGCTGAGCGTGGTGCTCAGCGAGAGCGCCGGCCGGCTCACCCCGGGGCGCACCTGGGCCGACCAGGTCGCCGCCCGCCGCCCGCACGGCGTGATCCTCGTGCTGTCCGGACTCGACGAGTCCCAGCGTGCCCTGCTGACCAGCCGGTCGATCCCGTTCGTCGTCATGGACCCGGCCGGCGACCCCGGTGCCGACGTGCCGTCCATCGGCGCCACCAACTGGCAGGGCGGCCTCGCCGCCACCCGGCACCTGGTCGAACTCGGCCACACCCGGATCGGCGCCATCAGCGGCCCGTCCCGGATGATGTGCAGCCGCGCCCGTGTCGACGGCTATCGGGCCGCGCTGGAGACCGCCGGGCTGCCCGTGGACCCGGCGCTGATCAAGAACGGCGACTTCCATCACGAGGCCGGCTACCGGCTGGGCCTGGACCTGCTGCGCCGCGCGGACCGGCCGACCGCGGTCTTCGCCGGCAACGACCTCCAGGCGCTCGGGCTCTACGAGGCCGCGCGTGAGCTGGGGCTGCGCATCCCGGAGGACCTGAGCGTCGTCGGCTTCGACGATCTGCCGGTCGCGCCCTGGGTGGGGCCGCCGCTGACGACCGTACGGCAGCCGCTGACCGAGATGGCCGAGGCGGCGGCGAAGCTGGTGCTCGACCTCGCGCGCGAGGAGGGGACGCCGGCGGCGACGCGGGTGGAGCTGGCGACGAGTCTGGTGGTGCGCAGCAGCACGGGAGCGCCCCCGGCGGTTTAG
- a CDS encoding LCP family protein, with protein sequence MNGDDEGRPVGRRRSRVLKAAGLTLAGVLVAGAAVGGWVYWHLNSNIKSVDIDQALGDDRPAKATVTPAPSASSSASPLPTEAVNILVLGSDSRSGKENQALGGGDSSGARSDTAMVVHIDAGRTEATVVSIPRDTLVTRPSCPLEDGGSTAVAYNAMFNSAYSVGGPVCAVKTVESITDVRMDHYIEIDFSGFAKLVNALGGVTVTTDEDIDDSSSHLTLKAGTHHLDGKQALALARTRHGIGDGSDLGRIGLQQKLVKALLEQISSTNLLTSPTKLYSVADAITGSLTTDTGLDSLSELMSLGQSLKSLSADQVKTVTMPVVQAPSDHNRVVADEPEASELWKSLR encoded by the coding sequence GTGAATGGAGACGACGAAGGCAGACCAGTGGGCCGGCGGCGGTCACGCGTACTGAAAGCCGCCGGCCTCACTCTCGCGGGCGTGCTGGTGGCGGGCGCCGCGGTCGGCGGCTGGGTGTACTGGCATCTGAACAGCAACATCAAGAGCGTCGACATCGACCAGGCGCTCGGCGACGACCGCCCGGCGAAGGCCACCGTGACGCCCGCCCCGTCCGCCTCCTCGTCCGCGAGCCCGCTGCCGACCGAGGCCGTCAACATCCTGGTCCTCGGCTCCGACTCGCGCAGCGGCAAGGAGAACCAGGCCCTCGGCGGCGGCGACAGCTCCGGTGCCCGCTCCGACACGGCGATGGTCGTGCACATCGACGCGGGCCGCACCGAGGCGACGGTCGTCAGCATCCCGCGCGACACCCTCGTCACCCGCCCGTCCTGCCCCCTGGAGGACGGCGGTTCGACGGCGGTGGCGTACAACGCGATGTTCAACAGCGCCTATTCGGTGGGCGGACCGGTGTGTGCCGTGAAGACCGTCGAGTCGATCACGGACGTCCGCATGGACCACTACATCGAGATCGACTTCTCGGGCTTCGCGAAGCTGGTGAACGCCCTCGGCGGTGTCACGGTGACGACGGACGAGGACATCGACGACTCCAGCAGCCATCTGACCCTGAAGGCCGGCACCCACCACCTCGACGGCAAGCAGGCCCTCGCGCTCGCCCGCACCCGGCACGGCATAGGCGACGGCAGCGACCTCGGCCGGATCGGCCTCCAGCAGAAGCTGGTGAAGGCCCTGCTGGAGCAGATCTCCTCGACGAACCTGCTCACCTCGCCCACCAAGCTCTACTCCGTCGCCGACGCGATCACCGGCAGTCTCACCACCGACACCGGCCTCGACTCGCTGAGCGAGCTGATGAGCCTCGGCCAGAGCCTGAAGAGCCTGTCGGCGGACCAGGTGAAGACGGTGACCATGCCGGTCGTCCAGGCACCCTCGGACCACAACCGGGTGGTGGCGGACGAGCCCGAGGCGAGCGAGCTGTGGAAGTCGCTGAGGTGA
- a CDS encoding FG-GAP-like repeat-containing protein, with product MFSLRAYGRWALLLTAALLPLGAPSATAAPSAPVRDDFDGDGYQDLAVGAPGATVGGQTGAGYVVVMYGGPHGLTKDRRTVISRATTGIPGSPAKNEKFGIQLTKGDLDGDGRADLVVGHVSATRSAVVVWGAKGGLSGGTAIPASTTQTGDFDGDGTLDLALFKGGRAQGDDPLGTTATVWTGPLTRAGKPSGARGLDPESLQYVDVWDGTTGDVNADGRDELALKVYCGDGSYCTRFYVGSPTGLAPAPGGAFPGGGGGLAFGDFDGDGYDDLAVGNAPDSSVTVAAGSASGLAPNGTWTRYTQDTPGVPGAYEDVDFFGASVAAGDINGDGRADLAVGAPGEELGYDDGAGMVDVLYGTGTGLSGTGAQAFTQNTAGVPGAAEPGDGFGGAVRLLDINRNGHADLAASAVGENSRAGAVWSLRGRSTGVVTDAAFVFGARTVGAPDAKAAFGSEVN from the coding sequence ATGTTCTCCCTTCGTGCATACGGCCGTTGGGCGCTCCTGCTGACAGCTGCCCTTCTCCCGTTGGGCGCCCCGTCCGCCACCGCCGCCCCGTCCGCCCCGGTCCGCGACGACTTCGACGGCGACGGCTACCAGGACCTCGCGGTCGGCGCCCCCGGCGCCACGGTCGGCGGACAGACCGGCGCGGGCTACGTCGTCGTCATGTACGGCGGCCCGCACGGCCTGACCAAGGACCGACGGACCGTCATCAGCCGCGCCACCACCGGCATCCCCGGCAGCCCGGCCAAGAACGAGAAGTTCGGCATCCAGCTGACCAAGGGCGACCTGGACGGCGACGGCCGGGCCGACCTGGTCGTCGGCCACGTCTCCGCGACCCGCTCGGCCGTGGTGGTGTGGGGCGCGAAGGGCGGCCTCTCCGGCGGTACGGCGATCCCCGCGTCGACCACCCAGACGGGCGACTTCGACGGCGACGGCACGCTCGACCTGGCCCTCTTCAAGGGCGGCCGGGCCCAGGGCGACGACCCGCTCGGCACGACGGCCACGGTGTGGACGGGACCGTTGACCCGCGCCGGGAAGCCGTCCGGTGCGCGCGGGCTGGACCCGGAGAGCCTCCAGTACGTCGACGTGTGGGACGGCACGACGGGCGACGTCAACGCCGACGGCCGCGACGAGCTGGCGCTGAAGGTGTACTGCGGAGACGGCAGTTACTGCACCCGCTTCTACGTCGGCTCGCCCACGGGCCTCGCTCCCGCGCCCGGCGGTGCCTTCCCGGGCGGGGGCGGCGGCCTGGCCTTCGGCGACTTCGACGGCGACGGGTACGACGACCTGGCGGTCGGCAACGCGCCGGACTCGTCGGTGACGGTGGCGGCGGGATCGGCGTCGGGGCTTGCGCCGAACGGTACTTGGACCCGCTACACCCAGGACACCCCGGGAGTGCCGGGCGCGTACGAGGACGTCGACTTCTTCGGCGCCTCGGTCGCGGCCGGGGACATCAACGGCGACGGCCGCGCCGACCTGGCGGTGGGCGCGCCGGGCGAGGAGCTCGGCTACGACGACGGGGCGGGCATGGTCGACGTCCTGTACGGCACGGGTACGGGTTTGAGTGGGACCGGGGCTCAGGCGTTCACGCAGAACACGGCCGGGGTGCCGGGGGCGGCGGAACCGGGGGACGGGTTCGGCGGCGCGGTACGGCTCCTGGACATCAACCGGAACGGGCACGCGGACCTGGCGGCGTCGGCCGTGGGGGAGAACTCCCGGGCGGGGGCGGTGTGGTCGCTGCGCGGACGGTCCACGGGGGTCGTGACGGACGCGGCGTTCGTGTTCGGGGCGCGCACGGTGGGGGCGCCGGATGCGAAGGCGGCGTTCGGATCCGAGGTGAACTAG